A window of Betaproteobacteria bacterium genomic DNA:
AATTGGCGGCGCGGATGCCGAACTGCAACGCCATGTACAGGCAGGTCGGCGTCTTGCCGCAGCGTGATACGCCCACCAGGATGACGTCGGCCTCATCCAGCTCCTTGGTGGTCTGACCATCGTCGTGCGACAGCGCGAAATTGACGGCTTCTATCCGGTTGAAATACGAATTGTTGTTGCGCACGCTGTGCGATCGTCCTACGGTGTGGGAAGACTTCACGCCGAGCTCGGTTTCCATCGGCGCGATGAACGCCTGGAAGCAGTCGATGTAAAACCCGTTGGCGGCCTGGATGATGCCGCTCAGGTTCTTGTCCACCAGGGTGCTGAAGATCAGCGGCCGGTTGTCGTCCTTTTTGGCGGTCTGGTTTATCTGGCGCGCCGTGTCCTGCGCTTTTTCCAGGGAATCGACGAAAGGCAGCGTGACTTCCGTGAACGACACGTGCTCGAACTGGGTCAACAGGCTGTGGCCCAGCATCTCGGCTGTGATGCCGGTGCGGTCGGACACGAAGAACGCGGTGCGGTTGATCGTCATGTTGTGGCGCACAAGAATGGTTCCGCCGGTAAAATAACACCTTTTTCACCCTTCCATCGCGGACCGTCGAATGAGCAAACAGCGTTACGTCATTCCGTTTGAACAGCTTCGCATGACCGACGTCGAGAGCGTCGGCGGCAAGAACGCCTCCCTCGGAGAGATGATCAGCCAGCTGGCCGGTGCCGGCGTGCGGGTACCGGGCGGCTTTGCCACGACGGCTGAAGCCTACCGGGAGTTTCTGGTAGCCGGTGGCCTGGCCGCCCGCATTGAGCAATCCCTCTTGAAGCTCGATGTCGAGGACGTCACCGCGCTGGCGGAAGTCGGCAAGCAAATTCGCCATTGGATCCTGGAAGCGCCGCTGCCATCCGCGTTGGAAGCCGACATCGCCTCTGCGTATCAGACATTGGTCAGAGGGCAGGGAAACGAAGCGACTTTTGCGGTGCGGTCCTCGGCGACCGCGGAAGATCTGCCCGACGCTTCCTTC
This region includes:
- a CDS encoding kinase/pyrophosphorylase, which translates into the protein MTINRTAFFVSDRTGITAEMLGHSLLTQFEHVSFTEVTLPFVDSLEKAQDTARQINQTAKKDDNRPLIFSTLVDKNLSGIIQAANGFYIDCFQAFIAPMETELGVKSSHTVGRSHSVRNNNSYFNRIEAVNFALSHDDGQTTKELDEADVILVGVSRCGKTPTCLYMALQFGIRAANYPLIPEDFEAKKLPSALKDHRKKMFGLTIRADRLQRIRHERRPRSTYSSMENCEYEIREAEILMRAEGISILDTTTRSIEELATTILQKANLQRHVY